The DNA segment GTAGTGGTGAGCCACGCGCACCTGGACCACTCGGGATTCCTCCCGCACATGTACGCGAGGAGCTTCGCGCGCCCGGAGATTTTTTCCACCAAGCCCACCAGGGATTTGATGGGCGTGCTTCTCGCGGATTACCTAAAGATACAGAAAATCAAGGAGCAGAAGCTCGAGTTCGGCGAGAGCGAAGTCAACGAGCTGATGCAGAAGATAAGGCTCCAGGAGTTCGGGAAGCCTTTCAGGGCAGATTTCAGCATCGCGTTTCTGAACGCGGGCCACATACTCGGGAGCGCGATGACCCTTGTTGAGGAAGACGGGAAAAAATTACTCTACTCAGGGGACATAAGCATGAGGAACACGCGCATTCTCGAGGGCGCCCAGCGCGGCGTGCACGCGGAGACGCTCATAGTGGAAAGCACTTACGGGGGGAAGGATGACGTGCTCCCGAGCGCCAAGGAGTCCATGCTCCGCTTCATCACCAGCATAAATGAAACGCTCAAAGATGGCGGATTCGTGCTCATCCCCTCGTTTGCAGTGGGCAGGGCGCAGGAGATACTCCTCGCATTGGAAGATTACATGCGCTCCGGAGTGCTCACCAAGGTCCCGATTTACATTGACGGGATGATACTGAAGGCGATGCGCATATACCGGCAGAACGTGATTTACGCGAGCGAGTCCATAAAGATGCGCATACTCACCTCTGATGATGATCCTTTCAAGAGCAGGTTCTTCCATGTCCCGCGCACGAAAAACCGCGAGGACGTTTTCAGGGAGCCCGCGATAATAATAACCACGAGCGGGATGCTCCTCGGAGGGCCTGCGCTCATATACC comes from the Candidatus Micrarchaeia archaeon genome and includes:
- a CDS encoding MBL fold metallo-hydrolase RNA specificity domain-containing protein yields the protein MKVTFYGGVGEVGRSSALLESGEKNLLLDAGIKLGEKIERPLIPEEKIGQIRNVVVSHAHLDHSGFLPHMYARSFARPEIFSTKPTRDLMGVLLADYLKIQKIKEQKLEFGESEVNELMQKIRLQEFGKPFRADFSIAFLNAGHILGSAMTLVEEDGKKLLYSGDISMRNTRILEGAQRGVHAETLIVESTYGGKDDVLPSAKESMLRFITSINETLKDGGFVLIPSFAVGRAQEILLALEDYMRSGVLTKVPIYIDGMILKAMRIYRQNVIYASESIKMRILTSDDDPFKSRFFHVPRTKNREDVFREPAIIITTSGMLLGGPALIYLERMCSDPKNKLIIVGYQAQGTLGREILEGKKRVRVGEREMELRMKVENIRISGHADRNELLQFIKGVKGLKKVFLVHGEHGGELREELEMDYDVVVPALLEEHSI